In a single window of the Paenibacillus sp. MMS20-IR301 genome:
- the comER gene encoding late competence protein ComER: MKVGFIGTGSMGGLLIDAFLSSGALAPGEVLAANRSQDRLLQLQKRHPGISICSNGETAAKSDILFICVKPLQFKQLTDEIATYLRSDQIVVSITSPVQLYHLESALPSKIAKVIPSITHCVNSGTSLCIFGSRLHNKDRLLLLQLLSFIGVPEEIPESHTRIASDFSSCGPAFLSYFLERWIEAAVESTGIDEALISRLAGEMLLGTGKLLTEGSFTPQELQERVAVRGGITAEALNHLRSSLEGVFERLITTTHGKYDEDVEKLDELFGHHSGIAQSPLDR, translated from the coding sequence ATGAAGGTTGGATTTATTGGAACAGGCAGCATGGGCGGTCTGCTCATCGATGCCTTTCTCTCTTCAGGGGCGCTTGCACCGGGCGAAGTGCTGGCTGCAAACCGCAGTCAGGACCGGCTGCTGCAGCTCCAGAAGCGCCATCCGGGCATCTCCATTTGCAGTAACGGGGAGACTGCGGCCAAAAGTGATATTTTATTTATCTGTGTGAAGCCGCTGCAGTTCAAACAACTGACCGACGAAATCGCAACCTATCTGCGCAGCGATCAGATCGTCGTATCTATTACAAGCCCGGTCCAGCTCTACCATCTGGAATCCGCTTTGCCGTCTAAAATTGCCAAGGTCATTCCCAGCATCACCCACTGCGTCAATAGCGGGACTTCACTTTGCATATTCGGCAGCAGGCTTCATAACAAAGACAGGCTGCTGCTGCTGCAGCTCTTGTCTTTCATAGGCGTCCCGGAGGAAATCCCGGAGAGCCATACCCGGATTGCTTCAGATTTCTCCAGCTGCGGCCCGGCATTCCTCAGCTATTTTTTGGAGCGGTGGATTGAAGCGGCGGTAGAATCGACAGGTATCGACGAGGCTTTGATCAGCCGTCTGGCCGGTGAAATGCTGCTCGGTACAGGCAAGCTGCTGACAGAAGGGTCGTTTACCCCGCAGGAGCTGCAGGAGCGGGTGGCTGTCCGCGGAGGCATTACAGCAGAAGCACTGAATCATCTGCGCAGCAGTCTGGAAGGCGTCTTCGAACGCCTGATCACAACCACTCACGGCAAATATGACGAGGATGTGGAGAAGCTCGACGAGCTGTTCGGCCATCACAGCGGCATTGCCCAGAGTCCGCTTGACCGCTAG
- a CDS encoding dCMP deaminase family protein has product MTVAYRKDWDTYFMDIACMVSTRSRCPRRHVGAVLVQGKKLLGTAYNGAPMGVPDCSEAGCMLSEQFEREIIDGVETMVKKQRCIRTIHAEQNLLLFTDRSDREGSTVYVTDEPCWTCANMLANSGIVEIVYLRPYRKDMKKVEAMMASKGIVFRQLGKYEPPKETMISISE; this is encoded by the coding sequence ATGACTGTGGCTTACCGCAAGGACTGGGATACCTATTTCATGGATATCGCCTGTATGGTCTCCACCCGTTCGCGCTGTCCCCGCCGCCATGTCGGTGCGGTGCTGGTACAGGGCAAGAAGCTGCTGGGTACCGCCTATAACGGTGCGCCGATGGGGGTTCCGGATTGCTCGGAGGCAGGCTGCATGCTTTCTGAACAATTTGAGCGGGAGATCATTGATGGAGTAGAGACTATGGTGAAGAAGCAGCGCTGCATCCGGACGATTCATGCCGAGCAGAACCTGCTGCTGTTCACAGACCGGAGCGACCGCGAAGGCAGTACCGTTTATGTTACGGACGAGCCTTGCTGGACCTGCGCCAATATGCTGGCTAACAGCGGAATTGTAGAGATTGTGTATTTGCGGCCTTACCGCAAGGATATGAAGAAGGTGGAAGCGATGATGGCTTCCAAGGGTATCGTGTTCCGCCAGCTCGGGAAATACGAGCCGCCGAAGGAAACGATGATCTCAATATCTGAATAG
- a CDS encoding TetR/AcrR family transcriptional regulator: MIENWHQNLKNKNREELITAGKELFMNQNFLSVNIKDLCEAAGVSRVTFYKHFHSIDELICEVQMELLETMTDFLESQTAGPQSGREKLMILTEAWIDYARLHPGHLKFTVLFDLHYTYESNQLLKQRYTNFINTKKEQLFLIQILEAGKLDGSIRPDIEAVETAQFIYSSMIGLLQKLSLFPIEEWGSMPTRFVDMLIQYLSNSGNVR, translated from the coding sequence ATGATTGAGAACTGGCACCAGAACCTGAAGAACAAGAACCGGGAAGAGCTGATCACAGCCGGTAAAGAGCTGTTCATGAACCAGAACTTCCTGAGTGTCAACATTAAGGACCTGTGCGAGGCCGCCGGGGTCAGCCGGGTCACTTTCTACAAGCATTTCCATTCTATCGACGAACTTATCTGTGAAGTGCAGATGGAGCTGCTGGAGACAATGACTGACTTCCTCGAAAGCCAGACGGCCGGCCCGCAAAGCGGCAGGGAGAAGCTCATGATATTAACGGAAGCCTGGATTGATTATGCGAGGTTGCATCCCGGTCATCTCAAGTTCACCGTACTGTTTGATTTGCATTACACTTATGAATCCAACCAGCTGCTTAAGCAGCGGTATACTAATTTCATCAATACGAAGAAGGAGCAGCTGTTTCTTATTCAGATTCTGGAAGCCGGCAAATTAGATGGCTCCATCCGGCCTGATATTGAGGCTGTAGAGACGGCCCAATTCATATACAGCTCTATGATCGGCCTGCTGCAGAAATTAAGCCTCTTCCCCATTGAGGAGTGGGGCTCCATGCCCACGCGGTTTGTAGACATGCTGATCCAGTATTTAAGCAATTCCGGCAACGTCCGCTAA
- a CDS encoding helix-hairpin-helix domain-containing protein: MSKRVIGSVIAAALLGGGLVWAADHRAADGIAGWETLNVSMAQALGAAEDGKVIAAAAGGAAGAGNGGGSGEVSGNGGGNGTAGGAAGGGSGNSGVPAGTGAVGAAGGGMAGAGNGAAEAVKSAGDSAVSAGAVGAENGGTAAGTTAGDSNASGGTAGVVEGGGAAAADGGGITGNTGNGPAANSAAQPVAADGRINVNLADARVLMDLPGIGEKKAQAIIDYRSSKGAFRSLSDLGKVKGIGPKLLEQLKPLVGF; the protein is encoded by the coding sequence ATGAGCAAAAGAGTGATCGGCAGCGTCATTGCTGCTGCCCTGCTCGGCGGAGGGCTGGTCTGGGCTGCAGATCATAGAGCGGCGGACGGTATCGCCGGCTGGGAGACGCTGAATGTTAGTATGGCGCAGGCGCTTGGAGCGGCGGAGGATGGGAAGGTAATAGCTGCAGCAGCGGGTGGAGCGGCCGGGGCGGGAAACGGCGGAGGAAGCGGTGAGGTGAGCGGGAACGGCGGAGGGAACGGGACTGCGGGCGGAGCGGCGGGAGGTGGGAGTGGCAATAGCGGAGTGCCAGCAGGAACTGGTGCAGTAGGTGCTGCTGGCGGGGGGATGGCGGGAGCAGGGAATGGTGCAGCAGAAGCGGTGAAGAGTGCTGGAGATTCTGCCGTTAGCGCAGGTGCGGTTGGAGCGGAGAACGGCGGAACGGCAGCAGGGACAACTGCTGGAGATTCTAACGCAAGCGGGGGGACAGCGGGAGTAGTGGAGGGCGGCGGGGCAGCTGCAGCTGACGGCGGCGGAATAACAGGAAATACAGGAAACGGGCCGGCTGCTAATAGTGCTGCACAGCCCGTAGCTGCTGACGGCAGGATCAATGTAAATCTGGCCGATGCCAGAGTTCTGATGGATTTGCCGGGCATCGGGGAGAAGAAGGCACAGGCTATTATCGACTACCGCAGCAGCAAAGGAGCGTTCCGCAGCTTAAGCGACCTGGGCAAGGTGAAGGGAATCGGGCCGAAGCTGCTGGAGCAGCTGAAGCCGCTGGTGGGATTTTGA
- a CDS encoding AI-2E family transporter, with protein MEQWSQSKWFRWMIGVLLSLIILYFVWLLRPMLQGIFLFLKAILAPFLAAMIISYVLNPVVSLLSRRKMPRSVAVLLIYAVFLTSLAVILINLIPMFIEQLEELNEHLPEMTLHAQGLMRGMNSRLIPPGVELGMNNWFYQLENRLAEGISHFLDNIASTIGVLFNAFIVPFLVFYILKDFDVFERTVVSCLPRSRRKSIVTLLKDIDEALGNYIRGQFLVCIIIGVLAYIGYIIIGMPYALLFACVVAVFNIVPYMGPFLGAAPAVVMASTLSWRLVLLVAVVNTLCQMLESNVISPQVVGRKLHLHPLLIIFALLVGGEIAGMIGLILAVPFFAAGKVVIQHIIAYYIRRRPA; from the coding sequence ATGGAGCAATGGTCGCAAAGTAAATGGTTCCGCTGGATGATCGGCGTACTGCTCTCCCTGATCATTCTGTATTTCGTCTGGCTGCTCCGCCCGATGCTGCAAGGGATATTCCTGTTTCTAAAAGCGATCCTTGCCCCGTTCCTGGCGGCGATGATCATCTCATATGTGCTGAATCCGGTCGTAAGCCTGCTGTCCCGGAGAAAAATGCCGCGCAGTGTGGCCGTCCTGCTGATCTATGCGGTGTTCCTGACCTCCCTCGCGGTGATCCTCATTAACCTGATTCCGATGTTCATTGAGCAGCTGGAGGAGCTGAACGAGCATCTGCCGGAGATGACCCTGCATGCCCAGGGGCTGATGCGCGGGATGAATTCCCGGCTGATTCCGCCCGGTGTGGAGCTGGGGATGAATAACTGGTTCTATCAGCTGGAGAACCGCCTGGCCGAAGGCATCTCCCACTTCCTGGACAATATCGCCTCGACCATCGGTGTCCTGTTCAATGCGTTCATTGTGCCGTTCCTGGTGTTCTACATCCTGAAGGACTTCGATGTGTTCGAGCGGACGGTGGTTTCCTGCCTGCCCCGGTCCCGCCGCAAGTCGATTGTCACCCTGCTGAAGGATATCGATGAGGCGCTGGGCAACTACATCCGCGGACAATTTCTGGTCTGCATCATCATCGGGGTACTGGCCTATATCGGTTACATTATTATTGGTATGCCTTATGCGCTGCTGTTCGCCTGTGTTGTGGCGGTTTTTAATATTGTTCCTTATATGGGGCCTTTTCTGGGAGCTGCCCCAGCCGTTGTAATGGCCTCGACCCTCTCGTGGCGGCTCGTCCTGCTGGTGGCTGTGGTGAATACGCTGTGCCAGATGCTGGAGAGCAACGTCATTTCGCCGCAGGTGGTCGGACGGAAGCTGCATCTTCATCCGCTGCTGATTATCTTCGCCCTGCTGGTCGGCGGGGAGATTGCCGGCATGATCGGACTGATTCTTGCCGTGCCGTTCTTTGCCGCGGGCAAGGTAGTCATTCAGCATATCATTGCGTATTACATCCGCAGGCGGCCGGCCTAA
- a CDS encoding MFS transporter: MKSSDSIKFPLYILMLNLFIALLGQGMVIPILPDYLKQFNAAGTAAGYLVAAFGVAQFLFSPIGGQLSDRLGRKRLIMAGLALTVISDLLFALSHTLTLLYIARFIGGMGLGLMVPSVMAYVADTTTPAARAKGMGYLSAAMNLGMVLGPGLGGIIAQFGVRAPYFFASGLGLLATLLTIFMPESLPASQRQLSRKQEKSEPVMNRIISSFRTSYFRYLLLILVMTFGLINYETVYALFVQQKYGFNAGVISIIITAGAIVGIIVQVWLLDKIVKLLGEITLIRWSLIMAGIMLLLMLFKFNFAYLLAVSVLFFTFTSFLRPTVNTLISDAAGERQGYASGLANTYSSAGTILGPVLAGSLFDKHIDLPYILGAVILLATVSITLNNRTTAGNERTAAHD; the protein is encoded by the coding sequence ATGAAATCATCCGATTCTATTAAGTTTCCGCTCTACATCTTAATGTTAAATTTGTTCATTGCCCTGCTTGGCCAGGGGATGGTCATCCCTATCCTGCCGGACTATCTCAAGCAATTTAACGCGGCAGGTACGGCAGCCGGTTACCTGGTGGCCGCCTTCGGTGTAGCGCAGTTTCTGTTCTCGCCCATCGGCGGACAGCTCTCCGACCGGCTTGGCCGCAAGAGGCTGATCATGGCCGGACTCGCGTTAACCGTAATTTCCGACCTGCTGTTTGCCCTCTCCCATACCCTCACCCTGCTCTATATCGCCCGCTTTATCGGCGGCATGGGTCTGGGGCTGATGGTCCCTTCGGTTATGGCTTACGTAGCCGACACCACCACTCCTGCGGCACGGGCCAAAGGGATGGGCTATCTCAGCGCAGCTATGAACCTGGGGATGGTACTGGGACCGGGACTAGGCGGAATTATTGCCCAGTTTGGTGTCCGCGCCCCTTATTTTTTCGCTTCAGGCCTGGGGCTGCTGGCTACGCTTCTGACCATCTTCATGCCGGAATCGCTGCCCGCTTCGCAGAGGCAACTTTCCCGCAAACAGGAGAAGAGTGAGCCGGTCATGAACCGAATTATCTCCTCCTTCCGCACTTCCTATTTCCGCTATCTGCTGCTCATCCTCGTCATGACCTTTGGGCTGATTAATTACGAGACCGTCTATGCCCTGTTCGTCCAGCAGAAATACGGCTTCAATGCGGGGGTCATCTCCATTATCATTACGGCAGGGGCTATTGTCGGAATTATAGTGCAGGTCTGGCTGCTCGATAAAATCGTTAAATTACTCGGGGAGATCACGCTGATCCGCTGGTCGTTAATTATGGCGGGGATTATGCTGCTGCTGATGCTGTTCAAATTCAATTTTGCCTATCTGCTGGCCGTATCGGTTCTATTCTTCACATTTACCTCGTTCCTGCGGCCAACCGTTAATACCTTAATCTCCGATGCAGCCGGAGAGCGGCAGGGTTATGCTTCCGGCCTGGCCAACACCTATTCAAGCGCAGGAACGATTCTTGGACCGGTGCTCGCCGGCAGCCTGTTTGACAAACATATTGATTTGCCTTACATTTTAGGGGCTGTTATCCTGCTGGCTACCGTATCCATTACGCTGAATAACCGTACAACTGCCGGTAACGAAAGGACCGCTGCCCATGATTGA
- a CDS encoding ComEC/Rec2 family competence protein produces the protein MNRRPLLGFTVCWIAGSAAGCLFSGRSLLLYLAGCLLLPAIWAASGSIRWRAAAVFGLALAAAAVYWEWNEAGNVSRLPELLGQPASELNEAYVTAAGVIVSPVERDGDRVDFTVKLSRADLHRQGEEEGQEAASAAAAVTGAGTTAGAQAGAETHAQAAAELVAVQIKLQEENEILAAAEWQRGDRVVIEGELEQPQGARNFGSFDYRAYLLTQQIHWLLKGSGAASVKAEPPAALQPAVILRWNDRARAVLGAEMDRLFREPHAGYMKGLVIGIQELDPETFRQFSQLGLTHILAISGMHVAVYVGVILFLLRRCRVTRETALTITLLLVPVYVLLSGAGPSVVRAGLMSMIALLAARLRLLKDGMNILAAAALFMLVWNPYLLLSVSFQLSFLVTAGLMVYTPLAAPLFKRLPGWLGSTFSVTLIAQLVSFPLTIYYFNQFSLLSFAANLLLVPFITFLVLPLGTLALLLGRFWAAGAKVTVQLAELLNNATFAAVKWVNGYSGGVTIWAAPSLLWICLYYGLLYGLLLALQRRAEEELAPRYMEDETRPLLELEQPGNDRRKTGIPAGLGSLVHSASSPAIPAVVKRSGAPLAYMAFPGRGANRWSNRAALLCLAGIAFLLYNGYNAEDLKGAGVISYLDIGQGDSILITTPAGAHLLVDGGGTLSFGNKEEWRIRRSPYEVGAKTLLPLLKRRGIHRLDAVILTHGDQDHAGGLQAVLEGMPVSALLFNGTLADSEPYAKLMQTALAAGIRLYPVQQGMVLAPDKATRLHFLWPEQAADGQALPAEVEDQNHQSVVFRLEMNSRNFLFTGDMDIAAEEAIMDSAHRSGIRAGQPIDVLKAAHHGSKTATGADWLSFWHPAAAVISAGVNNLYGHPHGDVLERLKDSGTVVYRTDGQGEIQLKVREDGITVRYKLGTE, from the coding sequence ATGAACAGGAGGCCGCTCTTAGGCTTCACCGTCTGCTGGATTGCCGGAAGTGCGGCAGGCTGCTTGTTCTCCGGGCGCAGCTTGCTGCTCTATCTTGCAGGCTGTCTGCTGCTGCCTGCAATCTGGGCCGCCAGCGGCAGTATACGCTGGAGGGCGGCAGCTGTGTTCGGGCTGGCGCTGGCGGCGGCGGCTGTATATTGGGAATGGAACGAAGCGGGCAATGTGAGCCGGCTCCCGGAGCTGCTGGGGCAGCCGGCAAGCGAACTGAACGAGGCGTATGTGACAGCCGCAGGCGTTATTGTGTCCCCGGTAGAGCGGGACGGGGACCGGGTGGATTTTACCGTGAAGCTGTCACGGGCGGACCTGCACCGGCAAGGGGAAGAAGAGGGACAAGAGGCAGCATCCGCAGCAGCGGCAGTGACAGGAGCCGGGACCACAGCGGGAGCACAGGCAGGAGCAGAAACACATGCACAAGCGGCAGCTGAACTGGTTGCTGTACAGATTAAGCTCCAGGAGGAGAATGAAATCCTCGCCGCTGCGGAGTGGCAGCGCGGAGACCGGGTTGTGATCGAAGGGGAGCTGGAGCAGCCGCAGGGAGCGCGGAATTTCGGCAGCTTCGATTACCGGGCTTACCTGCTGACGCAGCAGATCCACTGGCTGCTGAAGGGCAGCGGAGCGGCCAGTGTTAAGGCCGAACCGCCGGCAGCCTTGCAGCCAGCGGTTATCCTGCGCTGGAACGACCGGGCCCGCGCAGTGCTCGGGGCAGAGATGGACCGGCTGTTCCGGGAGCCGCATGCCGGATATATGAAGGGTCTCGTGATCGGCATCCAGGAGCTCGATCCGGAGACCTTCAGGCAGTTCTCGCAGCTTGGCCTGACCCATATCCTGGCGATATCAGGGATGCATGTCGCCGTGTATGTCGGCGTAATTCTGTTCCTGCTGCGCCGCTGCCGGGTTACCAGAGAAACGGCATTAACTATAACTCTGCTGCTGGTACCGGTCTATGTGCTGCTCTCCGGTGCCGGACCGTCTGTCGTACGCGCCGGATTGATGAGCATGATTGCCCTGCTGGCGGCAAGGCTCAGGCTGCTGAAGGACGGCATGAATATTTTGGCTGCAGCCGCGCTCTTCATGCTGGTCTGGAACCCGTATCTGCTGCTCAGTGTCAGCTTTCAGCTGTCGTTTCTGGTTACAGCCGGACTTATGGTGTATACGCCGCTCGCTGCGCCGCTGTTCAAGCGCCTGCCCGGCTGGCTGGGCAGCACATTCTCGGTAACTCTTATCGCGCAGCTGGTGTCTTTTCCGCTGACAATTTATTATTTTAATCAATTCTCGCTGCTGTCGTTTGCGGCTAATCTGCTGCTGGTTCCCTTCATTACATTCCTGGTGCTGCCGCTGGGTACGCTGGCGCTGCTGCTTGGTCGCTTCTGGGCTGCCGGGGCGAAAGTGACCGTTCAGCTTGCCGAGCTGCTGAACAACGCCACATTTGCTGCGGTGAAGTGGGTGAACGGCTATAGCGGGGGCGTGACCATCTGGGCCGCGCCGTCCCTGCTTTGGATCTGTCTCTACTATGGCCTGCTCTATGGTCTGTTGCTTGCACTACAGCGGAGGGCGGAAGAGGAGCTTGCCCCCCGGTATATGGAGGATGAGACCCGGCCGCTGCTTGAGCTGGAACAACCCGGCAATGACCGCCGCAAGACCGGCATTCCGGCCGGTCTTGGCAGCCTCGTCCATTCCGCCAGCAGCCCGGCCATCCCTGCAGTGGTCAAGCGCAGCGGGGCACCGCTGGCCTACATGGCATTTCCCGGGCGGGGCGCTAACCGCTGGAGCAACCGTGCAGCCCTGTTATGCTTAGCCGGTATAGCCTTTCTGCTGTACAACGGCTATAACGCAGAAGACCTGAAGGGGGCTGGCGTAATCAGCTACCTGGATATCGGCCAGGGCGACAGCATCCTGATTACAACACCTGCGGGAGCGCATCTACTCGTTGACGGCGGCGGGACATTGAGCTTCGGCAATAAGGAAGAGTGGCGCATCCGCCGCAGCCCTTATGAGGTCGGGGCCAAGACGCTGCTGCCGCTGCTGAAGCGGCGGGGTATTCACCGGCTGGATGCGGTAATCCTCACGCATGGTGACCAGGATCATGCCGGAGGCTTGCAGGCCGTGCTGGAAGGCATGCCGGTATCCGCACTGCTCTTCAACGGCACGCTTGCAGATTCGGAGCCGTACGCTAAGCTGATGCAGACGGCGCTTGCCGCAGGCATCCGGCTGTATCCGGTGCAGCAGGGCATGGTGCTGGCACCGGATAAGGCCACACGGCTGCACTTCCTCTGGCCGGAGCAGGCGGCAGACGGGCAAGCCCTCCCGGCTGAGGTGGAGGATCAGAACCACCAGTCCGTAGTCTTCCGGCTGGAGATGAACAGCCGGAATTTCCTGTTCACCGGTGACATGGATATAGCGGCGGAGGAAGCCATCATGGACTCTGCACACCGGTCCGGAATCCGGGCGGGCCAGCCGATTGACGTCCTGAAGGCTGCGCACCATGGCAGCAAGACCGCTACCGGCGCAGATTGGCTCTCCTTCTGGCATCCCGCCGCAGCTGTAATCTCCGCCGGTGTAAATAACCTCTACGGCCATCCGCACGGTGATGTGCTGGAACGCCTGAAAGACAGCGGTACTGTGGTCTACCGGACTGACGGGCAAGGGGAGATTCAACTGAAGGTGCGTGAGGACGGAATCACTGTGCGGTATAAGCTCGGCACAGAATAA
- the leuS gene encoding leucine--tRNA ligase, protein MSDIKIGYNAQSIEPKWQKFWDENKTFKTSEEAGKPKFYALDMFPYPSGAGLHVGHPEGYTATDIVSRFKRMRGYNVLHPMGWDAFGLPAEQYAMDTGQHPRDITFKNIDNFRRQIKSLGFSYDWDREISTTDPGYYKWTQWIFIQLYNRGLAYVAEVSVNWCEALGTVLANEEVIDGKSERGGHPVVRRPMRQWILKITEYADRLLEDLDELDWEESIKDMQRNWIGKSTGAEVTFAIEGHEAALEVFTTRPDTLFGASYCVLAPEHKLVDVITTEDQKAAVADYRDKASRKSDLERTDLAKEKSGVFTGAYAVNPVNGAQVPIWIADYVLAGYGTGAIMAVPGHDSRDWEFAKQFGLNIVEVVQGGNIEEEAYAGDGPHVNSGFLDGLSNAEAIAKMTAWLEEKGSGKGKVTYRLRDWLFSRQRYWGEPIPILHLEDGTMKTVPVDQLPLVLPDVDAIKPSGTGESPLANVTEWVETVDPETGMKARRETNTMPQWAGSCWYYLRYIDPHNDQELCSPAKQKEWLPVDLYIGGAEHAVLHLLYARFWHKVLYDIGVVDTKEPFHKLVNQGMILGNNNEKMSKSRGNVINPDEIVEAYGADTLRVYEMFMGPLEATKPWNEKGVEGIHRFLSRVWRLFVNEDGSLSAKITAGGGSDEFKRTWHKTLKKVTEDFESLRFNTAISQLMIFINDAYKQESLSKEAAEQFVQMLSPLAPHIAEELWQLLGHEGSISYVAWPAYDEAWTVDAEVEIVVQVNGKIVQRALIPLAMGQQEMQDHALALPNVQAATQGKTVRKIIAVPGKLVNIVVG, encoded by the coding sequence ATGAGCGACATTAAAATTGGCTACAACGCCCAATCCATCGAGCCCAAGTGGCAGAAATTCTGGGATGAGAACAAGACCTTCAAGACTAGTGAGGAAGCAGGCAAGCCGAAGTTCTACGCTCTGGATATGTTCCCGTATCCTTCCGGCGCAGGACTGCATGTAGGGCACCCTGAGGGCTATACCGCCACAGATATCGTCTCCCGCTTCAAACGGATGCGCGGCTACAACGTGCTGCACCCGATGGGCTGGGATGCATTCGGACTTCCGGCAGAGCAGTATGCGATGGATACCGGTCAGCATCCGCGCGATATTACGTTTAAGAACATTGACAATTTCCGCCGCCAGATCAAGTCGCTGGGCTTCTCCTACGACTGGGACCGCGAGATCAGCACAACCGATCCGGGTTACTACAAATGGACACAGTGGATCTTCATCCAGCTGTATAACCGGGGCCTGGCTTATGTGGCCGAAGTGTCCGTGAACTGGTGTGAAGCGCTGGGAACGGTTCTGGCGAATGAAGAGGTTATTGACGGCAAAAGCGAGCGCGGCGGCCACCCCGTGGTGCGCAGACCGATGCGCCAGTGGATTCTGAAAATTACCGAATATGCTGACCGTCTGCTCGAGGATCTGGATGAGCTGGACTGGGAAGAGAGCATCAAGGATATGCAGCGCAACTGGATCGGCAAATCGACAGGCGCTGAGGTGACTTTTGCCATTGAAGGGCATGAGGCTGCACTTGAAGTGTTCACTACCCGTCCGGACACCTTGTTCGGAGCAAGCTATTGCGTATTGGCCCCGGAACATAAGCTGGTGGATGTCATTACGACAGAGGACCAGAAAGCAGCCGTTGCCGACTACCGCGACAAAGCATCCCGCAAGAGTGACCTGGAACGTACGGATCTGGCCAAGGAGAAGAGCGGTGTGTTCACCGGCGCTTATGCCGTCAATCCGGTAAACGGTGCACAGGTGCCGATCTGGATTGCCGATTACGTGCTGGCTGGCTACGGTACCGGAGCCATTATGGCCGTTCCGGGCCATGACAGCCGTGACTGGGAATTCGCCAAGCAGTTCGGCCTGAACATTGTAGAAGTTGTGCAGGGCGGCAACATTGAAGAGGAAGCCTATGCCGGCGACGGACCGCATGTGAATTCCGGATTCCTCGACGGCCTGTCTAATGCTGAAGCAATCGCGAAGATGACCGCCTGGCTGGAAGAGAAGGGCAGCGGCAAAGGCAAAGTAACCTACCGCCTGCGCGACTGGCTGTTCAGCCGCCAGCGTTACTGGGGTGAGCCGATTCCGATTCTGCATCTGGAAGACGGCACGATGAAGACAGTTCCTGTAGACCAGCTGCCGCTGGTACTGCCGGATGTGGATGCCATCAAGCCTTCCGGTACCGGTGAATCCCCGCTGGCGAATGTGACCGAGTGGGTGGAAACGGTGGATCCGGAGACCGGCATGAAAGCCCGCCGCGAGACGAATACCATGCCGCAATGGGCCGGCAGCTGCTGGTACTACCTGCGTTATATCGATCCGCACAATGATCAGGAGCTGTGTTCACCTGCGAAGCAGAAGGAATGGCTGCCGGTTGACCTGTACATCGGCGGTGCAGAGCATGCGGTGCTTCACCTGCTGTATGCCCGCTTCTGGCACAAGGTGCTGTACGATATCGGCGTAGTCGATACGAAGGAGCCGTTCCACAAGCTGGTGAACCAGGGGATGATCCTGGGGAACAACAATGAGAAGATGAGTAAATCGCGCGGCAATGTCATCAACCCCGATGAGATCGTAGAAGCTTACGGTGCAGACACACTGCGTGTGTATGAAATGTTCATGGGGCCGCTGGAAGCCACTAAGCCTTGGAATGAAAAAGGCGTGGAAGGCATCCACCGCTTCCTCTCCCGTGTATGGCGCCTGTTCGTGAACGAGGACGGCAGCCTGAGCGCGAAGATTACGGCGGGTGGCGGCAGTGATGAATTCAAACGTACCTGGCACAAGACGCTGAAGAAGGTAACCGAGGACTTCGAATCTTTGCGCTTCAACACAGCGATCAGCCAGCTGATGATCTTCATCAACGATGCTTACAAGCAGGAGAGCCTGTCCAAGGAAGCGGCAGAGCAGTTCGTGCAGATGCTGTCGCCGCTGGCACCGCATATTGCCGAAGAGCTGTGGCAGCTGCTGGGACACGAAGGAAGCATCAGCTACGTCGCCTGGCCGGCATATGATGAAGCCTGGACGGTGGACGCAGAGGTTGAAATCGTCGTGCAGGTTAACGGTAAAATCGTGCAGCGCGCCCTGATTCCGCTTGCAATGGGCCAGCAGGAGATGCAGGACCATGCACTGGCGCTGCCTAATGTGCAGGCTGCTACCCAAGGCAAAACCGTACGTAAAATTATTGCCGTACCCGGCAAGCTGGTAAATATCGTAGTGGGTTAA